One genomic region from Candidatus Caldarchaeum subterraneum encodes:
- a CDS encoding ATPase encodes MGSNPTPRMALAVINLLTGFSDFLQVYWLGMSGLRVVVDESALRLGVVGEFVERGGRVLVHRALLKHLQERAFSGDLAAMDGLRNLMASRGEYVEFVGEAGGVGWREAVLEYCRSNRETLLTSDPLVARVAESMGVSYRYTVPEPPLQLESVFSGDVMSLHVKEGLEPKIKRGHPGRWVFESIREKPMSRTEIEALVSTIMKTAFDVFGTEAFVEVDKPELTILQLGQFRIVITRPPLSDGMEMTVVKPVLRVRLDDYRLPPKVLERLEKRAEGILIAGPPGMGKSTFAQALAEYYRNMRKVVKTVESPRDLNLPPDITQYSKSAAKDGEIHSVLLLSRPDYTVFDEMREARDFEMYIDLRYAGIGMIGVIHASTPIDALHRIANKVDIGILPSIVDTLIFMDKGRVASIHTLEVVVKVPAGLKRADLARPTVVVKDFLNDEPVYELYVFGERVFFVPVKVSEDRGGELAVMRRIIGKHLSDFSVDRVGDRVIVAIGPGEMRTYFKKCQNKVLRMAKHMGLEVEVVPKQGPEG; translated from the coding sequence GTGGGTTCAAATCCCACCCCCCGCATGGCTCTTGCCGTCATAAACCTATTAACCGGTTTTTCAGACTTTCTTCAGGTATACTGGTTAGGTATGAGTGGTTTGAGAGTTGTTGTTGACGAGTCTGCGCTGCGTCTAGGGGTTGTTGGAGAGTTTGTGGAGCGTGGTGGCAGGGTTCTGGTGCATCGGGCGCTGTTGAAGCATCTGCAGGAGAGGGCGTTTTCAGGCGACTTGGCCGCCATGGATGGATTGAGGAATCTGATGGCTTCACGCGGGGAGTATGTGGAGTTTGTGGGTGAGGCTGGCGGAGTCGGGTGGCGGGAAGCCGTGCTCGAATACTGTAGGAGCAACCGTGAAACGCTGTTGACATCTGACCCCCTTGTGGCAAGGGTCGCCGAGTCTATGGGCGTTTCCTACCGCTACACAGTTCCCGAGCCGCCTCTACAGCTCGAGTCGGTTTTCTCAGGCGACGTGATGAGCCTACATGTCAAGGAGGGGCTTGAGCCGAAGATAAAGCGCGGCCACCCAGGCCGCTGGGTCTTCGAATCCATCAGAGAAAAGCCCATGTCGAGAACCGAGATTGAGGCCCTTGTCTCAACTATTATGAAAACAGCGTTTGACGTCTTCGGCACAGAGGCTTTCGTCGAAGTAGACAAACCTGAGCTGACGATTCTACAGCTTGGCCAATTCCGTATCGTAATTACTCGGCCTCCCCTCTCAGATGGAATGGAGATGACTGTTGTCAAACCTGTTTTGAGGGTGCGGCTCGATGATTACAGGCTTCCTCCAAAGGTCCTCGAGAGGCTGGAGAAACGGGCCGAGGGTATCCTCATAGCTGGGCCACCTGGAATGGGAAAGTCAACCTTTGCACAGGCCCTCGCCGAATACTATCGCAACATGCGGAAGGTTGTGAAGACGGTTGAAAGCCCCCGGGACCTGAACCTTCCACCCGACATCACACAATACTCCAAAAGCGCGGCAAAAGACGGGGAGATTCACAGCGTTTTGCTTCTCAGCAGGCCAGACTACACGGTTTTCGACGAGATGCGTGAGGCACGAGACTTCGAGATGTACATAGACCTCCGCTACGCGGGCATCGGCATGATAGGCGTCATCCACGCAAGCACACCCATCGACGCCCTGCATAGAATAGCGAACAAAGTAGACATAGGGATACTTCCCTCGATAGTGGACACATTAATCTTCATGGACAAAGGCCGCGTGGCGAGCATACACACCCTCGAGGTGGTGGTGAAGGTGCCGGCGGGACTCAAGAGAGCCGACCTGGCTAGACCAACTGTAGTCGTCAAAGATTTCCTAAACGACGAGCCCGTGTACGAGCTTTACGTCTTCGGTGAGCGGGTTTTCTTCGTACCTGTAAAAGTGTCTGAGGACCGTGGAGGCGAGCTGGCTGTTATGCGGCGGATTATTGGTAAGCATCTCTCGGACTTCAGCGTCGATAGAGTAGGTGACAGGGTTATCGTCGCCATCGGCCCCGGTGAAATGAGAACCTATTTCAAGAAATGTCAGAATAAGGTGCTGCGGATGGCTAAGCACATGGGGCTGGAGGTTGAGGTGGTACCCAAACAGGGCCCCGAAGGTTGA
- a CDS encoding conserved hypothetical protein (inosine monophosphate dehydrogenase-like protein), which yields MDKKAGDIMAAEFVSVGDDEPFTKVIGLFTDRKLDVVVVKDSRSGRLVGVVTKRAALWPNVNPTKVLARTLAVKTPKITPEDTLPHVASAMVEKNLKAMPVTEAGKPVGLVAAADLILNSREIIKNLTVQKIMTKDVITINADDTIGKAISIMRDQGVSRLPVVNNGYLVGIVTVTDVAEKIIKPRTRPSLGEVAGEKARTLSNPVKSIMTREVVTARGNETVVEAVERMKQYGFSSLVVTERNRVVGIVTLMDALSPIARVAGEQQNNIVVEVSYKMSRIDVEDKERVMEVANRFVQRFRKALGTGVLTLYFKEHREKHGDMRLIHCRARLNSDRYQFVGVGEAWRADLAARSALKTIERQFLVRKELASRYPFGPEFLTSLAEYY from the coding sequence ATGGATAAGAAAGCAGGGGACATAATGGCGGCCGAGTTTGTATCTGTGGGCGATGATGAGCCTTTCACCAAAGTTATTGGTTTGTTCACCGATAGGAAGCTTGATGTTGTGGTTGTTAAGGACAGCCGCTCGGGCAGGTTGGTGGGTGTTGTGACGAAGAGGGCTGCGCTCTGGCCCAACGTCAACCCCACAAAAGTCTTGGCCCGGACGCTCGCCGTGAAAACTCCCAAGATAACTCCGGAGGACACTCTTCCACATGTGGCCTCCGCTATGGTTGAGAAAAACCTCAAAGCCATGCCTGTGACGGAGGCCGGTAAACCAGTCGGCCTCGTGGCAGCCGCTGACCTGATACTAAACTCTCGAGAAATTATCAAAAACCTGACTGTGCAGAAAATCATGACAAAAGACGTCATCACAATAAACGCCGACGACACGATAGGGAAAGCAATCTCCATAATGCGTGACCAAGGTGTCTCGAGGCTGCCCGTCGTCAACAACGGCTACCTTGTCGGAATAGTCACCGTCACAGATGTTGCGGAGAAGATTATCAAGCCTAGGACAAGGCCTTCGCTGGGAGAGGTTGCGGGTGAGAAGGCGCGGACACTCAGCAACCCTGTGAAGAGCATCATGACACGGGAGGTGGTGACGGCCCGTGGAAACGAGACAGTAGTCGAGGCGGTGGAGAGAATGAAGCAATACGGCTTCTCGTCTCTCGTTGTCACGGAGAGAAACCGTGTAGTGGGCATAGTCACGTTGATGGACGCTTTGTCACCTATAGCGAGGGTGGCTGGGGAGCAGCAGAACAACATCGTCGTCGAGGTGAGCTACAAGATGAGCAGAATAGATGTTGAGGATAAGGAGAGGGTCATGGAGGTGGCTAACAGGTTTGTTCAAAGGTTTAGGAAAGCGCTGGGCACAGGGGTTCTCACGCTATACTTCAAGGAGCATCGGGAGAAACACGGAGACATGAGGTTGATACACTGCAGGGCCCGGCTCAACTCTGACCGTTACCAGTTCGTCGGCGTCGGCGAAGCATGGCGAGCTGACCTCGCAGCACGCTCCGCGTTGAAGACGATAGAGCGCCAATTCCTTGTCAGGAAAGAGCTCGCGTCCCGGTATCCCTTTGGGCCCGAGTTCCTCACGAGCCTAGCCGAATACTACTGA
- a CDS encoding Zn-dependent alcohol dehydrogenases: MRAAVLRGVFDVAVEDVPVPECVSDSVLVRVKACGVCPVDVRVYTGENVWVPLPSVGVSGHEVAGVVEKVGENVSALKPGDRVAGTLSKPCGTCRYCVKGYENLCTNSLKPKVFGFAEYVVAYPGHVQRFRETIDFEEAVFTEPLAACINCVERSGLHTGDWALVVGVGQIGLMQVQLLKLMGAMVVAVDYSEERLRLAEMLGADVVVDAADKSVVEKVRSLAGGEGVDFVSLTVGEGKAVETGFRCLAKRGVLNIFASLHGDGVVGVNLNKLHFGEYTLTGTYASTRGHINRAVQLIEKGLVKVRPLITHRLPLEKLVEGFEIHRERKGVKVVVFP; the protein is encoded by the coding sequence ATGAGGGCCGCTGTTTTACGCGGTGTCTTTGATGTTGCTGTGGAGGATGTGCCGGTTCCCGAATGTGTGTCTGACTCGGTTCTTGTGCGTGTAAAGGCTTGTGGTGTCTGCCCTGTTGATGTGAGGGTCTATACTGGGGAGAATGTCTGGGTTCCTCTCCCCTCGGTCGGTGTCTCGGGTCACGAGGTTGCTGGCGTTGTTGAGAAGGTGGGTGAAAATGTTTCTGCGCTCAAGCCCGGTGACAGGGTGGCGGGAACTCTCTCGAAACCATGTGGAACATGCCGCTACTGTGTAAAAGGCTATGAAAACCTCTGCACTAACTCGCTCAAGCCCAAGGTCTTCGGCTTCGCAGAATATGTTGTCGCATATCCAGGACATGTTCAACGTTTTAGAGAGACGATTGATTTTGAGGAGGCGGTTTTTACAGAGCCGTTGGCCGCGTGTATCAACTGTGTCGAGAGGTCGGGTCTACATACTGGTGACTGGGCTCTCGTCGTCGGCGTGGGTCAAATAGGGTTGATGCAGGTTCAGCTGCTTAAGCTGATGGGCGCTATGGTTGTGGCTGTTGATTATTCTGAGGAGAGGCTGAGGCTGGCTGAGATGCTTGGTGCAGATGTGGTGGTTGATGCCGCCGATAAAAGCGTTGTTGAGAAAGTGAGGAGCTTGGCTGGGGGCGAGGGTGTTGATTTTGTCTCGTTAACGGTGGGTGAAGGGAAGGCTGTTGAGACAGGTTTCAGATGCTTGGCTAAACGAGGTGTATTGAACATTTTCGCGTCTCTTCACGGCGACGGCGTGGTTGGCGTAAACCTCAACAAGCTACACTTTGGCGAATACACGTTGACAGGCACCTATGCAAGCACACGCGGCCACATAAACAGAGCCGTCCAGCTCATCGAAAAGGGGTTGGTGAAGGTCAGGCCTCTGATAACCCATAGGCTTCCGCTGGAGAAGCTTGTCGAAGGATTTGAGATTCACAGGGAGAGAAAAGGAGTTAAGGTTGTCGTTTTCCCGTAG
- a CDS encoding acylphosphatase, with protein sequence MKAYLMKVVGRVQRVGYRRHVLELGQELELAGYVRNEKDGTVTIFAQGDEETLNRFMEALKTPPPPAKIKKNRDSRDTAQAKPQTLPNTLQQTGRRAPGRLRSHAGNILHILGGIPRLQGRIQRF encoded by the coding sequence TTGAAGGCCTACCTGATGAAGGTCGTGGGAAGAGTGCAGCGCGTCGGCTACAGACGCCATGTGCTGGAGCTTGGGCAGGAGCTTGAGCTAGCTGGCTACGTGAGGAACGAAAAAGACGGAACCGTTACAATCTTTGCACAAGGCGATGAAGAGACGCTGAACAGATTCATGGAAGCTTTAAAGACCCCGCCTCCCCCGGCCAAGATTAAAAAAAATAGAGATAGCCGAGACACGGCCCAAGCCAAACCTCAAACACTTCCAAATACGCTACAACAAACTGGCCGACGAGCTCCAGGAAGGCTTCGGAGCCATGCAGGCAATATTCTTCACATACTGGGAGGAATTCCGCGACTACAGGGGAGAATTCAGAGATTTTAG
- a CDS encoding sugar ABC transporter permease: protein MKLTLIPREKPSPGVRIILPIIATGLALLTSSIYVALAGADIVDVYYYLITWPLANPSEIFVTATPLTLLAFSILIAFRARFWNIGAHGQFIIGGLMSAWLGVVLGSVPQYLLIPLMFTCSWLAGSAVALISWWLKTKKGQDEVLTTILIWSAILLINAGLLTGPLRSPYTTYPQSQEISINAKLPVLIPDTRLHAGVIAPFIIMLLLWFLMSRTTFGVKVTAVTNPRAAILEGIDVSRVYFWVCFLSGGIAGLAGAIELMGILFYMTPFVGPNYGLVALAIAMLGNLDVIGATIASLFFSIIINGANAMAWSTGVPSFLADLIQAQTLVFFIVLSRLVGFRLRIFKQKEYKIKHNKTPLKLDYSQQPKLRTFNVSRKLRLRIIFFILFLAVLYSLEVFPQSNETQFVRSVLTSVLALTITITTPITLASVGETLSEKGGSLNLGILGIMISGAAWGFMGAYFFNDIFVGILLAIAVGALLGLLLAFLIVTLGAQQHIAGIAVTFFSMNLAYFFHRILIGSPLVEPKVPLIPVLRIPLLESIPVVGVIFKQNIFVYFGIFIIPLIIYLVFTKTRWGLVITAVGENPKSADALGVRVHFTRYLAIMFGGILMALGGSFYSLVDIRAFNLNVGGEWSWIALALVVLGNWKVQWVWVATLLFGLLNAVQTWLVTVVVQIPYQFFQAIPYVLTIGAGAFLGKRVRPPKALLTPYRREGN, encoded by the coding sequence TTGAAGCTCACATTAATTCCGAGAGAAAAACCTTCCCCCGGCGTCCGCATAATTCTCCCAATCATAGCAACGGGCCTCGCGTTGCTTACGTCATCGATTTATGTGGCTCTAGCTGGTGCGGACATAGTAGACGTTTATTATTATCTAATTACTTGGCCACTCGCAAACCCTTCAGAAATCTTTGTAACAGCCACTCCATTAACGCTTCTTGCCTTTTCTATATTGATCGCTTTCCGTGCAAGGTTTTGGAACATAGGTGCTCATGGACAATTCATTATCGGGGGGCTGATGTCAGCTTGGCTGGGTGTGGTTTTGGGCTCGGTCCCACAATATCTCCTGATACCTCTTATGTTCACATGTTCGTGGCTGGCGGGTTCCGCCGTAGCACTGATTTCATGGTGGCTAAAGACAAAAAAGGGACAAGATGAGGTATTAACAACTATTCTGATCTGGTCTGCCATACTCTTAATAAACGCAGGATTACTGACGGGACCCTTACGCTCGCCTTACACAACTTATCCCCAGTCACAGGAAATTAGTATAAACGCTAAATTACCTGTCCTTATTCCCGACACGAGGCTACATGCAGGGGTAATCGCTCCTTTCATAATCATGTTGTTGTTATGGTTCCTGATGTCGAGGACCACTTTTGGGGTTAAGGTAACAGCCGTCACCAACCCGCGTGCAGCGATTCTTGAAGGCATCGACGTTTCCAGAGTTTACTTTTGGGTCTGTTTCCTCAGCGGAGGAATAGCTGGGTTAGCAGGAGCCATCGAGCTGATGGGCATTCTGTTCTACATGACACCTTTCGTGGGACCAAACTACGGACTAGTCGCTTTAGCTATAGCGATGTTAGGTAACTTGGACGTGATCGGCGCCACTATTGCATCACTATTCTTCAGCATAATCATAAACGGAGCAAATGCCATGGCTTGGAGTACCGGTGTGCCGTCTTTCCTCGCGGACCTTATCCAGGCCCAAACACTGGTGTTTTTCATTGTCTTGAGCCGTCTAGTAGGTTTCCGTTTAAGAATCTTTAAGCAGAAGGAGTATAAAATCAAGCATAACAAGACGCCACTTAAACTAGATTATAGCCAGCAGCCAAAATTAAGGACTTTCAATGTTTCTAGAAAATTGCGTTTGCGTATTATCTTCTTCATCCTCTTTCTAGCGGTTTTATATTCGCTGGAGGTTTTTCCGCAATCTAATGAAACACAGTTTGTACGCTCGGTTTTAACAAGCGTATTAGCATTAACTATAACGATTACCACACCAATTACTCTGGCATCTGTGGGAGAAACATTGAGCGAAAAAGGCGGCTCACTCAACTTGGGGATTCTTGGTATCATGATTTCAGGAGCGGCGTGGGGATTCATGGGCGCGTATTTTTTTAACGACATTTTCGTGGGGATTTTGCTTGCCATAGCTGTTGGCGCATTACTAGGATTATTGCTCGCCTTCCTCATAGTTACACTAGGCGCCCAACAACACATAGCTGGCATTGCTGTCACCTTTTTCTCTATGAATCTCGCCTATTTTTTTCACAGGATATTAATCGGGTCACCACTGGTTGAACCCAAAGTACCTTTAATACCTGTACTGAGAATTCCTCTACTCGAGTCAATCCCCGTGGTGGGTGTGATTTTTAAACAAAACATATTTGTATACTTTGGAATCTTTATCATCCCGTTAATTATTTATTTAGTGTTCACCAAGACTCGTTGGGGGCTTGTCATCACAGCTGTCGGAGAGAATCCGAAGTCTGCTGATGCCTTGGGTGTAAGGGTGCATTTTACACGATATTTAGCAATAATGTTTGGCGGCATTCTCATGGCTCTTGGCGGTTCTTTTTACTCGCTGGTTGATATTCGGGCTTTCAATTTAAACGTAGGGGGAGAATGGAGCTGGATAGCTTTGGCTCTGGTGGTTCTCGGTAATTGGAAGGTACAATGGGTCTGGGTTGCCACACTGTTATTCGGCTTGCTGAACGCGGTGCAGACTTGGCTTGTGACAGTTGTGGTTCAAATTCCATACCAATTCTTCCAGGCCATTCCCTACGTTCTAACAATCGGTGCAGGAGCATTTCTAGGAAAACGGGTGAGGCCGCCTAAAGCCCTTCTGACACCCTATAGAAGAGAAGGAAACTGA
- a CDS encoding glutamate dehydrogenase (NAD(P)+) — MSFSAYDVWSLADEWGPEKVVFAYDPDTGMRGVLVIDNTAIGPGKGGIRFTPTVTPVEVFRLARVMTWKCALAGLPFGGAKGGIMGDPSKVDRVAWMRSFAKAIKPYVPLQYVAATDMGTTELDMAVFAHEVGDVRACTGKPSEMGGIPHELGTTGYGVAVATDLTLKMLNKFGSLSLDPHEAKVAIQGFGNVGSFTAKFLDELGYKIVAISDITGCIYNPEGLDIPHIMRELQTAGSIERLSRYEIYHKEKIFDVKSDVFIPAATSDTINSETAPKLIKAGTKLVIEAANIPTTSEAEKMLIEKGFWVVPDFVVNSGGVIGSFVEYKGGTEKEAFDLINYKITTNVKLVITLAQQNGSTPRKIAQEIAKTRVKRAMLLRRGAIDVAREYFARQKPLYEFMVPDLRKTTHT, encoded by the coding sequence TTGAGTTTCTCCGCTTATGATGTTTGGAGTTTGGCTGATGAGTGGGGGCCTGAGAAGGTTGTTTTTGCCTATGACCCCGACACGGGGATGAGAGGTGTTCTGGTTATCGACAACACCGCCATCGGGCCAGGGAAAGGCGGCATAAGGTTCACCCCAACCGTAACCCCCGTGGAAGTGTTTCGCCTCGCCCGGGTGATGACTTGGAAATGTGCCCTCGCGGGGCTTCCCTTCGGCGGCGCAAAAGGCGGCATTATGGGCGACCCCAGTAAGGTGGACAGAGTTGCTTGGATGAGGTCTTTCGCCAAAGCGATAAAGCCCTACGTGCCACTCCAATACGTTGCCGCAACAGACATGGGAACCACTGAGCTGGACATGGCTGTGTTCGCACATGAAGTCGGCGACGTCAGAGCCTGCACCGGCAAGCCCAGTGAAATGGGCGGGATACCTCATGAGCTCGGCACCACAGGGTATGGTGTGGCTGTGGCAACAGACCTCACCCTGAAGATGCTCAACAAATTCGGCTCACTAAGTCTTGACCCACATGAGGCTAAAGTGGCTATACAAGGATTCGGAAACGTCGGCTCTTTCACCGCAAAGTTTCTCGACGAACTCGGCTACAAGATAGTCGCGATATCAGATATCACGGGATGCATATACAACCCCGAAGGCCTCGACATACCCCATATCATGAGAGAGCTGCAGACGGCTGGCTCGATAGAGAGACTCTCAAGATACGAAATATATCACAAGGAGAAGATTTTCGACGTAAAGTCGGATGTCTTCATACCCGCCGCAACCTCCGACACAATAAATAGCGAGACTGCGCCCAAGCTTATCAAAGCTGGAACAAAGCTGGTTATCGAGGCGGCCAACATACCAACCACTTCAGAGGCTGAAAAAATGTTGATAGAGAAAGGATTCTGGGTCGTGCCAGACTTTGTCGTCAACTCAGGAGGAGTAATCGGCTCATTTGTCGAGTATAAAGGGGGAACGGAGAAGGAGGCCTTTGACCTCATAAACTACAAGATCACCACCAACGTCAAGCTAGTGATAACCCTTGCACAGCAGAACGGCTCCACACCCAGAAAAATAGCTCAGGAAATCGCCAAAACACGAGTCAAAAGAGCCATGCTCCTCCGTCGCGGAGCCATAGATGTTGCGCGAGAATACTTCGCACGACAGAAACCACTCTACGAATTCATGGTGCCTGACCTACGAAAAACAACGCATACTTAA
- a CDS encoding ATP-binding protein involved in chromosome partitioning codes for MLIDEQTVLNALRQVIDPDLKIDIVTLGMIKNLVIKDGDVSFTLELTTPACPYNKSIEDSARAAVESIPGVRSVDMRVTARVWSAKPMASTYPDVKNVVAVASGKGGVGKTTVAINLACSLALSGARVGLVDADIYGPTIPKIVKIVEPPRLRPDKKVEPAKMMLGIKVMSLGLFVDEGTAVIWRGPLVASAVKQLLTEAQWGELDYLIVDLPPGTGDASLTLAQTMPLTGVVIVTTPQQAASVIAAKALSMFRRLGVTIIGIVENMSYYVCPECGKESSLFGQSHTDKMAAELDVEVLGRIPMSPDVSVNHDQGVPIVLAAPSSPAAKAFDEAAKKIAAKISILAHAAGAAKAGAK; via the coding sequence GTGTTGATTGATGAGCAAACTGTCCTGAATGCGTTGCGGCAAGTCATTGACCCAGACTTGAAGATAGACATCGTCACACTTGGCATGATTAAGAACCTTGTTATCAAAGACGGTGACGTGAGCTTCACTCTGGAGCTTACTACTCCGGCGTGTCCCTATAACAAGTCTATTGAGGATAGCGCCCGCGCCGCTGTTGAGAGTATTCCCGGAGTAAGGTCTGTTGATATGCGGGTTACGGCGCGTGTTTGGTCTGCTAAGCCTATGGCCTCCACCTATCCCGATGTCAAGAACGTGGTTGCTGTCGCCAGCGGAAAAGGAGGTGTGGGCAAGACGACTGTAGCCATCAATCTTGCGTGTAGTCTCGCTTTGTCCGGTGCTCGGGTTGGGCTTGTCGACGCCGACATCTACGGCCCCACTATCCCGAAAATCGTCAAGATTGTTGAGCCGCCTCGTCTAAGACCTGATAAGAAGGTGGAGCCCGCTAAGATGATGCTGGGCATCAAGGTTATGTCGCTGGGGCTTTTCGTCGACGAGGGCACGGCGGTTATCTGGAGGGGTCCTTTAGTGGCCAGCGCGGTGAAGCAGCTGCTGACAGAGGCACAGTGGGGTGAGCTGGATTATCTCATAGTCGACCTGCCACCGGGCACAGGCGACGCATCTCTTACTCTTGCCCAGACCATGCCTCTCACAGGCGTCGTCATAGTAACCACACCTCAGCAGGCCGCGTCGGTGATAGCAGCTAAGGCTCTCAGCATGTTTAGAAGACTGGGCGTGACAATCATAGGCATAGTCGAGAACATGAGCTACTACGTCTGCCCCGAATGCGGTAAAGAATCAAGCCTCTTCGGCCAAAGCCACACCGACAAGATGGCGGCTGAGCTTGATGTCGAGGTTTTGGGCAGAATACCGATGTCGCCTGATGTCTCGGTAAACCATGACCAAGGCGTCCCAATAGTCTTAGCCGCCCCATCTTCTCCGGCGGCCAAGGCCTTCGACGAAGCCGCCAAAAAAATCGCTGCGAAGATAAGCATACTCGCGCACGCGGCAGGGGCCGCGAAGGCTGGAGCTAAGTGA